In the genome of Ignavibacteria bacterium, one region contains:
- a CDS encoding PP2C family protein-serine/threonine phosphatase, with product MEKTDNLSKQLELNSLIEFSQLINSNLDLKFILGNILLPIMGKMMIGKGLMLIKKNPDKKDDIYCVGCAKGIKLLDAEQEIEFEFPKSAYFESSELPQDDNFFVKNDLRYFFKVYFDNKLLGVLCLGKKINPKDSLSKSEIIFIETLLNLSSSSIENTIKFSEIKRLNDELSNKLTQLNSLFELSKEFNSNFLEKDKVLKLLGFTLLGNLGIKDFVIFTKYKSDKFYLLYSNKKLDLEGHDLSILERVKLPVFLNASHENSLIKFLASKNYELIVPTINDNEVQNIICLGKKLNKTGYNQSDIEYLSSIINLSVMSIENAMLFGEFLEKQQMESELRIAREIQVGLLPKEIPQVKNYDISAVNIPAMHVGGDYYDIIKLNDKKTAFVIADVSGKGTPAALLMANIQSAVHSFLKVYDENTFDISDITLKINELIYENTTPEKFITFFWGILDNETHKFEYINAGHNHPVIIRDGKVEVLDKGGLMIGVMNFGLKYESGEIGLNEKDLLVLYTDGVTEAQDEFKNEYGEDALINLLQERKNEKCKDIVIHIKTEVENFSKNCKQFDDITIISLKRN from the coding sequence ATGGAAAAAACCGATAATCTTTCCAAACAGCTTGAGTTAAATTCTCTCATAGAATTTTCACAGCTTATCAACAGCAATCTGGATTTAAAATTTATACTTGGTAATATTTTGCTTCCTATAATGGGAAAAATGATGATTGGTAAAGGACTTATGCTCATCAAAAAAAATCCAGATAAAAAAGATGATATTTATTGTGTCGGTTGCGCAAAAGGTATAAAGCTTTTGGATGCAGAGCAAGAAATAGAATTTGAATTTCCTAAATCAGCTTATTTTGAATCGTCTGAGCTCCCTCAGGATGATAATTTTTTTGTAAAAAACGATTTAAGATATTTTTTCAAGGTTTATTTTGATAATAAGCTTCTTGGGGTTTTGTGCCTCGGGAAAAAAATCAACCCTAAAGATAGTTTATCTAAAAGCGAAATCATTTTTATAGAAACGCTTTTAAATCTTTCATCTTCTTCGATTGAAAACACAATTAAATTCAGCGAAATAAAACGCCTTAATGATGAATTAAGCAATAAGCTCACACAGCTTAATTCCCTGTTTGAGCTGAGCAAAGAATTTAATTCTAATTTTCTTGAAAAGGACAAAGTGCTTAAACTGCTCGGATTCACTTTATTAGGCAACCTTGGCATAAAAGATTTTGTGATTTTCACGAAATATAAATCTGATAAATTTTATCTGCTTTATTCAAATAAGAAACTTGATTTGGAAGGACATGACTTGAGTATTTTAGAACGTGTGAAACTTCCAGTATTTTTAAATGCTTCACATGAAAACTCTCTTATAAAATTTCTTGCATCAAAAAATTATGAGCTGATTGTCCCTACAATAAATGATAACGAAGTTCAGAATATAATTTGCCTTGGCAAAAAGTTAAACAAAACCGGATACAATCAAAGTGATATAGAATATCTTTCTTCAATTATCAATCTTTCTGTCATGTCAATCGAAAATGCTATGTTGTTTGGAGAATTTCTTGAAAAACAACAAATGGAAAGCGAACTGAGAATTGCAAGAGAAATACAAGTCGGTTTATTGCCAAAAGAAATTCCGCAAGTAAAAAATTATGATATATCAGCCGTTAATATTCCTGCTATGCACGTGGGTGGTGATTATTATGACATTATAAAATTAAACGATAAGAAAACTGCCTTTGTGATTGCAGATGTGTCAGGTAAAGGAACTCCTGCCGCGCTGCTTATGGCAAATATACAATCTGCTGTGCATTCATTTTTAAAAGTTTATGATGAAAATACTTTTGATATTTCAGACATAACTTTAAAAATTAATGAACTGATCTATGAAAATACAACTCCCGAAAAATTCATTACTTTTTTCTGGGGTATTCTTGATAATGAAACGCATAAGTTTGAATATATAAATGCGGGACATAATCATCCGGTAATTATTCGTGACGGAAAGGTAGAAGTGCTGGATAAGGGCGGCTTAATGATTGGCGTAATGAACTTTGGATTGAAATATGAGTCCGGTGAGATAGGACTTAACGAAAAAGATTTATTGGTTTTATACACAGATGGGGTTACCGAAGCGCAGGATGAGTTTAAAAATGAATATGGCGAGGATGCACTTATAAATTTACTTCAGGAGAGAAAAAATGAAAAATGCAAAGACATAGTTATTCATATTAAAACTGAGGTAGAAAATTTCTCAAAAAACTGCAAGCAATTCGACGACATAACAATTATTTCACTAAAACGGAATTAA
- a CDS encoding ATP-binding protein, translating to MNSGGNNKITITSSTKNLSAVRNFVEHKAIELGFDSNIVNQIILSVDEACTNIIKYTHRFDENEKIEVKIDVRDREFRIILKYKGRDFDPNKMTEPDMNDYFNHFRVGGLGIPMMKKFMNKVEYNHKSPNQNSLTLVKII from the coding sequence ATGAATTCCGGGGGGAACAATAAAATAACGATAACAAGCTCAACGAAAAATCTTTCGGCAGTCCGAAATTTTGTTGAACATAAAGCTATTGAGCTTGGATTTGATTCAAACATCGTAAACCAGATAATTTTATCGGTCGACGAGGCTTGCACCAATATTATCAAATATACCCACCGATTTGATGAAAACGAAAAGATTGAAGTTAAGATTGATGTTAGAGATCGTGAGTTCAGAATCATACTAAAATACAAAGGCAGAGATTTTGACCCTAACAAAATGACAGAACCTGATATGAATGATTACTTTAATCATTTCAGAGTCGGAGGTCTCGGAATTCCTATGATGAAAAAATTCATGAATAAAGTCGAGTATAACCATAAAAGCCCGAATCAGAATTCACTGACTTTAGTAAAAATTATATAA
- a CDS encoding STAS domain-containing protein, with product MEEFNIEIKNNGDIAKLYLNGFLDAHTSSELEKCFEKLIEENKYKVVVNFEKLSYISSAGLGVFMAYIETMRGNNGDIKLTNMTEKIYNIFDMLGFPILFEIYNEENTALEKFN from the coding sequence ATGGAAGAGTTTAACATCGAGATTAAAAATAATGGGGATATAGCGAAATTATATCTAAATGGTTTTCTGGATGCCCATACCTCAAGCGAACTTGAAAAATGCTTCGAAAAGCTAATTGAGGAAAATAAATACAAAGTTGTGGTTAATTTCGAAAAATTGTCATATATCAGCAGTGCAGGGCTTGGAGTTTTTATGGCTTATATTGAAACTATGCGAGGAAATAATGGCGACATAAAGCTAACAAATATGACTGAAAAGATTTATAATATTTTTGACATGCTTGGATTTCCGATTTTATTCGAGATTTATAATGAAGAAAATACGGCTTTAGAAAAGTTTAATTAA
- a CDS encoding anhydro-N-acetylmuramic acid kinase gives MQNLKDVFNKESLNIIGILSGTSVDSVDIIQVTVKGSSETTNFEVKTFDSFKILPEIKEFTLNCSLNDTASVENICKLNFLIGHLFADCINKFLQKHNINKESIDLIGSHGQTIHHIPSYYKISDYSFKSTLQVGDISVIANKTGITTIGDFRTADIAVGGDGAPLVPYLDHVLFRDKKLNRILINIGGISNLTYLQAGGNLNDIIAFDCGPGNMLIDGAMNVLYSKQFDEDGKIAFSGKINDKLFSFLKTEDKYVAAKPPKSTGREHYGILLNKILEKFSVVGENTNNGGDREVKNIPKEDIIRTISEYTAYAIDYSIKNFINADIDEIILSGGGAKNLYVKKRLEELYPAKVVVMNHSGVTAENKEALLFALLANEAIRGNSANVLSVTGAKKNVILGKLSVAN, from the coding sequence ATGCAAAATTTAAAGGATGTTTTTAATAAAGAATCGCTGAATATAATCGGAATTCTCTCGGGAACGTCCGTTGATTCTGTAGATATAATTCAAGTGACTGTAAAGGGTTCTTCTGAAACAACAAATTTTGAAGTAAAAACATTCGATTCCTTTAAAATTCTACCGGAAATAAAGGAATTTACCTTAAATTGTTCATTAAACGATACCGCCAGCGTTGAAAATATATGCAAATTAAATTTCCTGATAGGACATTTATTTGCTGATTGTATTAACAAATTTCTGCAAAAACATAACATTAATAAAGAAAGCATAGATTTGATAGGTTCTCACGGTCAGACAATTCATCATATACCATCTTACTACAAAATTTCAGATTATTCATTCAAATCCACATTGCAGGTGGGTGATATTTCGGTTATTGCCAATAAAACCGGAATTACAACAATTGGAGACTTCAGGACGGCTGATATTGCTGTTGGTGGTGATGGCGCTCCATTGGTGCCTTATCTTGATCATGTGCTCTTCAGAGATAAAAAACTTAACCGGATATTGATAAATATCGGCGGAATATCTAATTTAACATATCTGCAAGCCGGTGGAAATCTTAATGATATTATTGCTTTTGACTGCGGTCCCGGAAATATGCTTATTGATGGAGCTATGAATGTTCTTTACTCAAAACAATTTGATGAAGACGGAAAGATTGCTTTTTCAGGTAAGATAAATGATAAACTTTTTTCCTTCTTGAAAACAGAAGATAAATATGTTGCTGCCAAGCCACCTAAGTCAACCGGCAGAGAGCATTACGGAATATTGCTGAATAAAATTTTAGAGAAGTTTTCTGTTGTTGGTGAAAACACCAACAACGGCGGCGATAGAGAAGTCAAAAACATACCTAAAGAAGATATCATAAGAACCATTTCAGAATATACTGCTTACGCAATTGATTACAGTATTAAGAATTTTATAAATGCAGATATAGATGAAATTATTTTAAGCGGCGGCGGTGCAAAGAATTTATATGTTAAGAAAAGATTAGAAGAACTTTATCCTGCAAAGGTTGTAGTAATGAATCATTCGGGTGTAACTGCAGAAAACAAAGAAGCATTGTTGTTTGCTTTACTTGCTAATGAAGCTATTAGAGGAAACAGCGCAAATGTTTTATCTGTTACGGGAGCTAAGAAGAATGTTATCCTTGGTAAATTAAGTGTTGCGAACTGA
- a CDS encoding SDR family NAD(P)-dependent oxidoreductase, whose amino-acid sequence MTDNSTKVAIVTGGTGALGRTIVNKFASEGMKVYVPALTIDEFKKVFNESKPDDEFKLKKIYGFECNATDEISVNNFVDSVAKLEKNRIDILVNTIGGIAPPKQVADMDNEYFKRMFDFNFMSTLNFTRRCLTYMRTYNFGRIVSIGALAALETTPARFAYGYAKTGVISLMDTVSEEMKEFNIRANTVVPSIIDTPANREWGSDDDIKKWVKPEEISNIIFDLVSEKFKSVRNSIIKVLGEY is encoded by the coding sequence ATGACAGATAATTCAACTAAAGTTGCTATTGTAACAGGCGGAACAGGTGCATTAGGCAGAACAATAGTTAATAAGTTCGCTTCCGAAGGGATGAAAGTTTATGTCCCTGCACTTACGATTGACGAGTTTAAGAAAGTATTTAATGAATCAAAGCCAGATGATGAGTTTAAACTAAAAAAGATTTACGGCTTCGAGTGTAATGCAACCGATGAAATTTCCGTGAATAACTTTGTTGACAGTGTCGCAAAGCTTGAAAAGAATAGAATAGACATTTTGGTTAATACAATTGGCGGCATTGCTCCTCCGAAACAAGTTGCGGATATGGACAACGAATATTTTAAGAGGATGTTTGATTTTAATTTTATGTCAACGTTGAATTTTACAAGAAGATGCCTAACTTATATGAGGACATATAACTTCGGTCGTATTGTTTCAATTGGCGCTTTAGCGGCTTTGGAAACAACTCCGGCAAGATTTGCTTATGGTTATGCCAAAACCGGGGTGATTTCGTTAATGGATACTGTATCGGAAGAAATGAAAGAATTTAATATAAGAGCTAACACAGTTGTGCCTTCGATTATTGATACACCTGCCAACCGTGAATGGGGAAGTGATGATGATATAAAGAAATGGGTCAAACCTGAAGAAATAAGTAACATAATTTTCGATTTAGTATCGGAAAAATTTAAATCAGTGAGAAATTCAATCATAAAAGTTTTAGGAGAATATTAA
- a CDS encoding NAD-dependent epimerase/dehydratase family protein gives MKVVVTGGAGFLGYHIATRINEITPFKDSTFFDIAPFEEGEYNPAIKYIYGDVRDPKQMDEMMRGVDVIIHCAAALPLWKKKDIYETNVGGTRTVLEAALKNKVNRVVHISSTAVYGVPDVHPLYETHQRHGVGPYGESKVMAEEVCEEFRAKGLPIAILRPKSFIGTARLGVFQILYDWVESGVKIPIIGNGKNRYQLFEVEDLVTAIFLCSTLPLETINDTFNVGAKEFKTVNEDVGAMLEYAGTGSKIMTTPAKLIKPMLRFFEILNVSPLYKWIYGTADTDSYVSIEKAEKKLGWIPQYSNAQALIRSYQWYLDNKDKIQQGTGVTHRIAWKQGVLGLFKKAL, from the coding sequence ATGAAGGTAGTTGTTACCGGGGGAGCCGGATTTCTTGGTTATCATATAGCAACAAGGATAAATGAAATAACACCATTCAAAGATTCTACATTCTTTGATATTGCTCCATTTGAGGAAGGAGAATATAATCCCGCAATCAAATATATTTACGGTGATGTTCGAGACCCTAAGCAGATGGATGAAATGATGCGCGGAGTTGACGTGATTATTCACTGCGCAGCGGCGCTTCCTCTATGGAAGAAAAAAGACATTTATGAAACAAATGTCGGCGGAACAAGAACTGTTCTTGAAGCAGCATTGAAAAATAAAGTGAACAGAGTTGTTCATATTTCTTCAACTGCTGTTTATGGAGTTCCGGACGTTCATCCGCTTTATGAAACCCATCAGCGTCACGGTGTAGGACCTTACGGTGAAAGCAAGGTAATGGCTGAAGAAGTTTGCGAGGAGTTCAGAGCAAAAGGATTGCCGATTGCAATATTAAGACCAAAGAGCTTTATCGGAACTGCACGTCTCGGGGTTTTCCAGATTCTTTACGATTGGGTTGAGTCAGGTGTTAAGATTCCGATTATCGGAAACGGAAAAAACCGCTACCAGCTTTTTGAAGTTGAAGATTTGGTAACGGCAATATTTTTATGTTCAACTTTACCTTTGGAAACTATCAACGATACATTCAACGTTGGTGCAAAAGAATTTAAAACAGTAAATGAAGATGTCGGCGCTATGCTTGAATATGCAGGAACGGGTTCTAAAATTATGACAACGCCTGCAAAGCTAATTAAGCCGATGTTAAGATTTTTTGAAATATTAAACGTATCACCTTTATACAAATGGATATACGGAACGGCTGATACCGATTCTTATGTGTCAATCGAAAAAGCCGAGAAGAAACTCGGCTGGATACCGCAATATTCAAATGCGCAGGCACTGATAAGGTCGTATCAATGGTATCTTGATAATAAGGATAAAATACAACAGGGAACCGGCGTAACACACAGAATTGCCTGGAAGCAGGGAGTTCTGGGTTTATTTAAAAAAGCATTATAA
- a CDS encoding aldehyde dehydrogenase family protein, with protein MKQKFILDINPATGELIEKIKCSSYGEIASAIKLARKAYRQWCNVPLKNRIAAMRKVAKDFAKEKDRIGELITMEMGKPIKAAVGEVLGTSYAIEETVEMATEAFDTQMLSHENTITELHRAPIGVVAVITPWNFPVGMPESLITSAILAGNTVVFKPSELTPLTGKAVYEIYNRHFPKGAINLLQGAEEVGETLITSDVDMVAFVGSQEVGKRIMEASSKRLNRIVLELGGKDPMIVLKDADLDKAAKYAVNGSLRNSGQVCVSVERIYVEEKIADEFEKLVLKNVKDWKVGNGKEDVHMGPMVSENQRNHVLNQIEEAERKGAKILYGGKKIENKGFFIEPTVITDLADKHAIMQKETFGPVVCIQKVKNADEALEKANDSTFGLGATIWTKNVNKGKELARKIESGMIGLNQGIGGVPGTPWVGIKQSGFGYIGSIDGMRQFTIPKKVSYKK; from the coding sequence ATGAAACAAAAATTTATTCTGGATATTAATCCTGCAACGGGGGAGTTGATTGAAAAAATTAAATGCTCTTCATACGGTGAAATTGCATCTGCTATAAAGCTTGCCCGAAAAGCTTATCGTCAGTGGTGCAATGTTCCACTAAAAAACAGAATTGCTGCAATGCGAAAAGTTGCCAAAGATTTTGCAAAGGAAAAAGATAGAATCGGCGAATTGATTACAATGGAAATGGGCAAACCGATTAAAGCTGCTGTCGGGGAAGTTCTTGGGACTTCATATGCAATTGAAGAAACTGTTGAAATGGCAACAGAAGCGTTTGATACTCAAATGCTTTCACATGAAAATACGATTACTGAACTTCATCGTGCACCTATTGGCGTTGTTGCTGTAATTACTCCCTGGAATTTTCCTGTCGGAATGCCTGAATCATTAATTACATCTGCCATTCTTGCAGGCAATACTGTGGTTTTTAAACCTTCCGAACTTACTCCGTTAACCGGCAAAGCCGTTTATGAAATTTATAACAGGCATTTTCCAAAAGGCGCTATCAATCTTTTACAGGGCGCTGAGGAGGTTGGTGAGACTTTGATTACTTCTGACGTTGATATGGTTGCTTTTGTTGGCTCTCAGGAGGTCGGGAAAAGAATTATGGAAGCTTCATCAAAAAGATTGAACAGAATCGTTCTTGAGCTTGGCGGAAAAGATCCTATGATTGTGTTAAAAGATGCTGATCTTGATAAAGCAGCAAAGTATGCTGTCAACGGTTCACTTAGAAACTCCGGACAAGTTTGCGTTTCGGTAGAAAGAATTTATGTTGAAGAAAAAATTGCAGATGAATTCGAAAAACTTGTACTTAAGAATGTTAAGGACTGGAAAGTCGGAAATGGTAAAGAAGACGTTCATATGGGACCAATGGTAAGTGAAAACCAGAGAAATCATGTGTTAAACCAAATCGAAGAAGCTGAAAGAAAGGGCGCAAAGATTTTATACGGTGGAAAGAAAATCGAGAATAAAGGATTTTTTATCGAGCCGACTGTGATAACGGATTTAGCGGACAAGCACGCAATTATGCAAAAGGAAACTTTCGGACCCGTTGTTTGCATTCAGAAAGTCAAAAATGCAGATGAAGCTTTGGAGAAAGCAAATGACTCAACGTTCGGATTGGGAGCTACAATTTGGACAAAAAATGTGAACAAGGGCAAAGAGCTTGCGAGAAAAATTGAATCGGGTATGATAGGTTTGAATCAGGGCATCGGCGGTGTTCCAGGAACTCCGTGGGTTGGAATCAAACAAAGCGGTTTTGGTTATATCGGCTCAATTGATGGAATGAGACAATTTACAATTCCAAAGAAAGTATCGTATAAGAAATAA
- a CDS encoding TonB-dependent receptor, giving the protein MKTKFLFIFIFLFFISSISYSQNNLSGKVLDASTQKPLSGAIVSISDLKISTATDTNGYYLLDNLPEGNFALNIKYTGYKSITERINILGSMKLNFELTESIVEISEIVVTGTNKATELRDNPLSISTIANQSLFNSTSTNIIDALSKTPGISQLTTGTGISKPVIRGLGYNRIITLYNGIRQEGQQWGDEHGIELDEFSIDRVEILKGPGSLVYGSDALAGVINFLTPDPLPRGEIMTNFATNYQTNNNFLRATISNAGNINGFNWLVRGSSKLAGNFQNKYDGKVYNSGFNEWNVNGYLGLNKSWGYSHLNFSFFNQNLGIVEGERDSSGDFVKLVNENGEVIEVPVNQNDLNGYNIDVPKQNIQHLRISNTSNLFFGKTNLEFSFGYQKNIRKEFANPLDENETELYFLLNTYDYDVKYNLPAMNGWLTSFGTNGMYQTNLNEGVEALIPDYNLFDIGAYLITQKNFGRFSLSGGVRFDNRHVNSKGMYFDSEGLTTSTTDSIKFSPFNKNFSSLSGSIGFSYFFDEDFSMKLNIARGFRAPNIAELGSNGVHEGTIRYEIGNDNLKPEHSLQGDLGFFLNTSHVSSELSVFYNSIDNYIFLEKLINTTGQDSIVYPKDPLAVFKFVQGNAYLLGGEFSIDIHPHPLDWLHFENSIAYVLGIQRNQPDSMKYLPFIPAARLRSELKAEINKIGSFINDGYVFVEGDYTFAQNNYFSAFNTETATPSYLLFSAGFGGDIINNNGNTILKYILSVNNIFDVAYQNNMSRLKYAPENLATGREGIYNMGRNISFKVSVPFMFSVKK; this is encoded by the coding sequence ATGAAGACTAAATTTTTATTCATATTTATATTCTTATTTTTCATTTCTTCAATCTCATATTCCCAGAATAATTTATCCGGAAAAGTTTTGGATGCGTCAACACAAAAACCTTTATCCGGAGCAATAGTTTCAATTTCTGATTTAAAAATCAGCACGGCAACAGACACAAACGGATATTATTTGTTGGATAATCTCCCTGAAGGAAATTTTGCATTAAACATAAAATATACCGGCTATAAATCTATTACTGAAAGGATTAATATATTAGGAAGTATGAAATTGAATTTTGAATTAACGGAATCAATTGTAGAAATTTCGGAGATAGTCGTAACCGGAACAAATAAAGCAACCGAACTTCGTGATAATCCTCTTTCAATTTCGACAATCGCCAATCAATCTTTATTTAATTCGACTTCTACGAATATAATAGATGCCTTAAGTAAAACTCCCGGAATTTCACAATTAACAACAGGAACAGGAATTTCAAAACCTGTTATTCGCGGGTTAGGTTATAACAGAATCATTACATTATACAATGGTATTCGTCAGGAAGGACAACAATGGGGTGATGAACATGGTATTGAACTTGATGAATTTTCAATTGATCGTGTCGAGATTCTCAAGGGACCGGGAAGTCTTGTCTATGGCTCGGATGCACTTGCAGGAGTAATAAATTTTCTTACTCCCGACCCTCTACCTCGCGGCGAAATAATGACAAATTTTGCCACCAATTATCAAACAAACAATAATTTTCTCCGTGCAACGATTTCAAATGCGGGGAACATAAACGGATTTAATTGGCTCGTTCGGGGAAGTTCTAAACTTGCAGGAAATTTTCAGAATAAATACGATGGTAAAGTTTATAACTCGGGATTTAATGAATGGAATGTCAATGGATACCTTGGTTTAAATAAAAGCTGGGGTTATTCACATCTGAATTTTAGTTTCTTTAATCAAAACCTTGGGATCGTTGAAGGTGAACGTGACAGTTCAGGAGATTTTGTTAAACTTGTTAATGAAAACGGTGAAGTTATCGAAGTTCCTGTAAATCAAAACGATTTGAATGGATATAATATCGATGTCCCAAAACAAAATATTCAGCATTTAAGAATATCAAATACATCAAATTTATTTTTTGGTAAAACAAATCTCGAGTTTTCATTTGGTTATCAAAAAAATATCAGAAAAGAATTTGCAAATCCACTTGATGAAAACGAAACAGAACTTTATTTCTTGTTGAATACATACGATTATGATGTTAAATATAACTTGCCTGCAATGAACGGCTGGCTTACTTCATTCGGCACAAATGGAATGTATCAGACGAATTTAAATGAAGGAGTGGAAGCATTAATTCCCGATTACAATTTATTTGACATCGGTGCATATTTAATCACACAAAAGAATTTTGGAAGATTTAGTCTGAGCGGCGGTGTTCGTTTTGATAACCGCCATGTAAATTCTAAAGGAATGTATTTTGACTCTGAAGGTTTAACTACATCTACAACAGATTCAATTAAGTTTTCTCCTTTCAATAAAAATTTTTCAAGTTTATCAGGAAGCATAGGATTTTCATATTTCTTTGATGAAGATTTTTCAATGAAGCTGAATATTGCTCGCGGATTCAGAGCGCCTAACATTGCTGAGCTTGGTTCAAATGGGGTTCATGAAGGCACAATAAGATATGAAATCGGAAACGATAACTTAAAACCCGAACACAGTCTACAGGGAGACTTAGGATTTTTTCTGAATACAAGCCACGTTTCATCGGAACTAAGCGTGTTTTATAACAGCATCGATAATTATATTTTTCTTGAAAAACTTATTAACACAACTGGACAGGACAGCATAGTATACCCGAAAGACCCGCTTGCAGTCTTTAAATTTGTTCAGGGAAATGCTTATTTACTTGGCGGTGAATTTTCCATAGACATTCATCCGCATCCTTTGGATTGGCTTCATTTTGAAAACAGCATCGCGTATGTTCTCGGTATTCAAAGAAACCAGCCGGATAGCATGAAATATCTTCCATTCATTCCTGCTGCCCGACTGCGTTCGGAGCTCAAAGCTGAGATAAATAAAATCGGAAGTTTTATTAATGACGGATATGTATTTGTCGAGGGTGATTATACTTTTGCACAGAATAATTATTTCAGTGCCTTTAATACTGAAACTGCGACTCCGTCTTATTTATTATTCAGTGCAGGTTTTGGCGGAGACATTATTAACAATAACGGCAATACAATCTTAAAATATATACTTTCGGTTAATAATATTTTCGACGTTGCATATCAAAATAATATGAGCCGTTTAAAGTATGCTCCCGAAAATCTGGCAACAGGAAGAGAAGGGATTTATAACATGGGGAGGAATATAAGCTTTAAGGTTTCGGTGCCGTTTATGTTCAGTGTGAAGAAGTAA
- a CDS encoding MerC domain-containing protein, with amino-acid sequence MNFTTIKHKIIQQLDFIGLSASTICAIHCALMPFIIVTLPLLGLEFIANPMIEFIIIGLSFIIGLFTLRAGYFEHHGRITPVLIFIIGLIIVIIGHVFFHSHSHIEEADEHFNEYMFFIIAPLGALLIAYAHFINRKWTKTRCTHRHSSNED; translated from the coding sequence ATTAATTTTACGACCATCAAACATAAAATTATACAACAGCTTGATTTTATAGGACTTTCGGCATCAACCATTTGCGCAATACACTGCGCATTAATGCCGTTCATAATAGTCACTTTACCTTTATTAGGGTTAGAATTTATTGCAAATCCAATGATTGAGTTCATAATTATCGGACTAAGTTTTATAATCGGGTTGTTCACGCTTCGCGCTGGTTATTTTGAACATCACGGAAGAATTACTCCGGTGTTAATTTTTATTATCGGATTAATAATTGTAATAATCGGTCATGTATTTTTCCATAGCCATTCACACATAGAAGAAGCCGATGAACATTTCAATGAATATATGTTTTTCATAATTGCTCCTCTTGGCGCGCTTCTTATTGCGTATGCTCACTTCATAAACCGAAAATGGACAAAAACTAGGTGCACACATCGGCATTCATCAAATGAAGACTAA